In Tissierellales bacterium, the DNA window CTTTTGTTTTACTGTTAGCTTCTTCACATCACCTCACCTACCTTTATTTATTGCATAAAAAAAGAGCCTTGTTAATTAGGCTCTTCAATATTTTTAAATAAACTCTTCAGCTTCTCGATAGACTTTCTATCTTCTTCTAGTATTACACCTGCTATATTTCTGGACCTATCATCTAAAGCTCCCCTCAAAACTTTTTCCGCCATATTAACTCCCTTGGTTTCTCCTTCAATAGCCTTTTCAATAATTTCACTCATATCTGTTTCTGACCCTAACTCCATATTGAGCATCATTTCACCCATTTTACCTTTCATTCCAATATTTTCGTCTGGCTGTCCTCCTATATCTTGTATATAACTTGCTAATTTATCAATATTTTCTCTATGCTGCTTTTGAACTTCTTTTAAACACTCTATAGCATTTTCATCTTCTAGTCTAGATATGAAATTATTAAAACTATCTACTGCCATGTATTCCCCTTGTAATAATTCATTAAGTGCCTTTTTTGTTTCTGAGTTATTTGACATTGATCTTCCTCCTTAGTGGTTATATTGTTATTATTTTTCCACTAAGCATATAATTAATACATTATCCCCGTTTAACTTGTCTAACTCTCCTACCAATCCTCCTATAGCTATTCGCTTTCATTAAATTTTCCACACTATCACCTAATTTTATAGCACTAGACCTTTTTCCCGCCTTTTCTGGCAACTTTTTTAACCTTCTATATGTATCTATATCGTTATGCTTTAAAATCTCTCCTATTCTCATATTTTTCTCTCTCCCTTTCAATCCTACCCCAGGTCATTTCATAAACGTATTTTTCTTCTCCTGGATCTTCATGATGA includes these proteins:
- a CDS encoding DUF2383 domain-containing protein; amino-acid sequence: MSNNSETKKALNELLQGEYMAVDSFNNFISRLEDENAIECLKEVQKQHRENIDKLASYIQDIGGQPDENIGMKGKMGEMMLNMELGSETDMSEIIEKAIEGETKGVNMAEKVLRGALDDRSRNIAGVILEEDRKSIEKLKSLFKNIEEPN